Part of the Thermodesulfobacteriota bacterium genome is shown below.
GGCCTACCCCGATTTCGAGGTCGACGCGAGGCAGGAGCAGGCCCTCCTGACGGCCCACGACCTCATCGTGATGCAGCACCCCCTCTACTGGTACACGGTCCCCCCGCTGGTGAACCAGTGGAAGATCTCCGTGCTCACCTACGGGTGGGCCTACGGCGAGGGGGGCGGGGCGCTGCGGGGCAAGACCTGGCTCTCGGCCATCACCACCGGCGGCAGCGACGCCGCCTACCAGCGCGACGGCCTCAACCGCTTCACCATCCGCGAGCTGCTTGCGCCCCTGGAGCAGGCCGTGCACCTGTGCGGCATGGACTTCCTGCCCCCCTTCGTGGTCCACAACACCCTGCGGATCACGCCCGCCGAGATCGAGGGCGCGGCGAGCGACTACCGCCTCGCCCTCGAGGCCCTGCGCGACGGGCGGCTCGACCGGGAGGCCGCCCGTGCCGAGCCGCGCCTGAACTCCCACCTGGACCGGCTCCTGAGCCGCTGAGGCGGGCGATGCACGCCGAGGGATTCTTCGCCCAGGCCTTCGTCTACCTCTTGGCGGCCGTGGTCGCGGTGCCCATCGCCAAGCGCCTCGGGCTCGGCTCCGTGCTGGGCTACCTCCTCGCCGGGGTGGCCATCGGCCCCTTCGGGCTCGGCTTCGTGGGGCAGGAAGGCCAGGATCTGCTGCACTTCGCCGAGTTCGGCGTGGTGATGATGCTCTTCCTGGTAGGGCTCGAGCTCGAGCCGAGCCTGCTGTGGCGCCTGCGCGCGCCGATCCTGGGGCTCGGGGGGCTCCAGGTGACCCTCACGGCCTCCGCCGTGGCCGGCCTGTGCCTGGCCCTCGGGCTGGGCTGGAAGGCCGCGGTCGCCGTCGGCCTGACCTTGTCCCTCTCCTCCACCGCCATCGTGCTCCAGACCCTGAGCGAGAAGGGCCTGCTCAAGACCTCGGGCGGCCAGAGCTCCTTTGCCGTGCTCCTCTTCCAGGACATCGCCGTCATCCCCATGCTGGCGATCTTCCCCCTCCTGGCCTCGGCCCCCGCCGTGTCCGGCGCGGAAGCGGCGGCCCACGCGACCACCTGGGTGGACGGGCTGCCGGGCTGGGCCCACACCCTGGCAGTCGCCGGCACCGTGGCCGCCGTGGTACTCGCCGGCCGGTTCCTGGTGCGCCCGGTCCTGCGGGCCATCGCCGGCACGCGCCTGCCGGAGGTCTTCACCGCCGCAGCGCTCCTCCTGGTCATCGCCATCGCGCTGCTCATGACCCGCATCGGCCTGAGCCCGGCCCTGGGCACCTTCCTGGCGGGCGTAGTCCTGGCCAACAGCGAGTACCGCCACGAGCTCGAGAGCGACATCGCCCCCTTCAAGGGCCTGCTGCTGGGTCTGTTCTTCCTCGCTGTCGGGGCCTCCATCGACTTCGGCCTGGTGGCGGCGCGGCCGGGGCTCGTCGCGGGCCTGGTCGTCGGGCTGATGGCCGTGAAGTTCGGGGTGCTGGCCGCCCTGGGCGCCGGCTTCCGCCTCGGCACC
Proteins encoded:
- a CDS encoding monovalent cation:proton antiporter-2 (CPA2) family protein, which encodes MHAEGFFAQAFVYLLAAVVAVPIAKRLGLGSVLGYLLAGVAIGPFGLGFVGQEGQDLLHFAEFGVVMMLFLVGLELEPSLLWRLRAPILGLGGLQVTLTASAVAGLCLALGLGWKAAVAVGLTLSLSSTAIVLQTLSEKGLLKTSGGQSSFAVLLFQDIAVIPMLAIFPLLASAPAVSGAEAAAHATTWVDGLPGWAHTLAVAGTVAAVVLAGRFLVRPVLRAIAGTRLPEVFTAAALLLVIAIALLMTRIGLSPALGTFLAGVVLANSEYRHELESDIAPFKGLLLGLFFLAVGASIDFGLVAARPGLVAGLVVGLMAVKFGVLAALGAGFRLGTDQNLLFAFGLCQMGEFAFVLLSFATQQGVLGAEVASPLVAVVALSMALTPLLFLANEKLLQPRLGTRQEGERSPDAIHEDNPVIIAGFGRFGHVVGRLLRANGVGATVLDLDSDRVDLLRKVGLPVFYGDATRPELLRSAGAEKASLLVLALDSPEKTLALVHLVRKHFPHLTVLARATDRSDAYELIDAGVAHVYRETFDTSLRMAVDALRLLGFRAPQAQRASHTFFRHDEDSVRAMAAMRRDHARHLLATRESIADLERLLLAEREEVHVHRDAGWDSDACTDAEECPPDRPDSGSR
- a CDS encoding NAD(P)H-dependent oxidoreductase — protein: MRILLLFAHPALEKSRVNRRLIREVQGLPGVTFHDLYEAYPDFEVDARQEQALLTAHDLIVMQHPLYWYTVPPLVNQWKISVLTYGWAYGEGGGALRGKTWLSAITTGGSDAAYQRDGLNRFTIRELLAPLEQAVHLCGMDFLPPFVVHNTLRITPAEIEGAASDYRLALEALRDGRLDREAARAEPRLNSHLDRLLSR